The nucleotide sequence TAATTTGGCGGGTGATcgtgctgttgttgtgttgactgTCCGCCTTGTTACCGACCGACTCACCGCCaccagctgctgtcagacaacGAAAACCTACACCCATGTCTCCGGTGTCAAACCCCGACAAAGACACGGACGTTCCGGGCACCGGTGAGTGTTCGTGTCGCTGTGTTTGGGAGCTAACTTTAGCGGACTGGCATGCAGGGGAGCGAAGAAGTTAGCTAACACACCTGCTAGCATCCAGAGGGAACAGGCTTTAGCTATCAGCCGCGTTTATGTCTATAACTTTGCCAGCATGCTAACAGTTAGCAAGAGAGGTTTAGGCTTTAAACACAGTGTAAGCTAGGTTTGCTAACACCAGCCATGCTATCTACTGTTTTGACCTCTTCCACACGCTAGGTCCTGGGATGTATGTGACAATTTACCGTCAATTCTGATTAAGcaaacattatttaaatatcACTAACTACCTGGATGTGTTTATTGTTCAGGTGATATGAGTTAATAGAGAAACCAGGTCGTGTTGTGTTCGTGTGGCTAAATCAAACTGTCATGTCCTTACCTGCCGTGTCGTCATGGTGACGTGCTTCTGTCCTCAGATGATGGAGGGGACTCCTGCGGTCTGGCCATGTCTCGCTCCCGGcgggagaagaaggagaaggtggGCAGGAAGTCTGCGCTGGAGCAGCTGAAGAAGGCCAAGAAGGGGGAGAAGGTCAAATATGAAGTAAGGACCTTGTGCATCACACAGTCTGTGTATTAACAGGCTGATCACCTGAGCCATTAGGAGCCATGGACACATCTTTAAAGACTTGTATCAACCAATCAGCCGATTCTTTCCCCAAAATGTCTGCTAGAAATCTGGAGATGAGACCTCGATTTGTTTGGCAGAGCTGTACCTTAACGTTTTTTGCACATAGCACTGGTGCTACAGAGGATGATAGTTTTGTAGCATTAGTAAACATCTGTCACCATCTCTAAAAACAACCACTTGTATGTGACAGGCAAATTAATTGTTTGGTTCAGGgcacacaaacaccaaatgaCAAGTAATGTAAGAGGACAAGTGTGTGTTGAAGAAAAGGATAGTTGGGTAGGAATTGTTGGATTTGGTGTTTGATGCACGGACTCTACGCAGACGTTGACAATGTTTCCACGACAGACTAAAGCAACCAAGTAGAATAGCAACGCTTCATCAATTGACCTCACCCACAAGCAAGTAAACAAACATATAAGTCGCAATGCACAGCCCAGTTCAGCATGTTTATAGGATGAACAAGCAAGTTAAAATTCATAATCGCTTTTAAACCGTTCACCGACAGAGAATAGAGCCTCAGGATTTGATATTTATTCAGGTTAGCTTGTTTTATGGATGTTAAACCACTGATCATGTTTTACAGGTGGAGGAGTTCACCAGCGTTTATGAGGAGGTGGACGAGGATCAGTACTCAAAGATGGTACGAGACCGACAAGAGGACGACTGGATTATTGATGATGGTGAGTCACAGTCTCTTGTATCCACTGCAGGAATATATGTGTGATGAGGAGGTCTTATTATGCTTCTCTTCACCTAGATGGAACAGGATATGTTGAGGACGGACGAGAAATCTTTGATGACGATTTGGATGATGATGtagtggaaaacaaaaaaggtaAACTAAGACTGCACCAGACAAAAGTTTTATGGACAGTTTAagtgtgtgaatatttttttttgtgtttgcaggaaAAGCAGGTGCTAAAGGAGCAAActcaaagaaaaatgtgaagaaaGCTGCCGTCTCTAAGCCCAACACCATTAAGAGCCTCTTCATGAACAGTAATGTTAAGAGGCCGGCTgaggtgtgtttttgtttgcatcacTGACTGACTTTAGTCACTGCTTCTAATACAATTTTCCTCAAGtctgcatgtttattttctgaacCATCCCTTTCTCAGGAATAACAGTCAGTTGTTGCTCCTTTATTTGGTCATGCATTGATCAGAAGTGTAATTTTGTCTGTTGCAGAAAGACGTGGACCTGTCCAAAGACGACTTATTAGGAGACATCTTACAGGACCTGCATTCTGATGTTAGTAACACAGCatatagaaaacagaaaataatacattttgcttTCTTTATAGAAGTATTGAGTTTGATATCTTCCACAATTTGTCAAGTGGtggctgaaaataaagatttatattGAATCTTTTAGCTGATCTATGATACGCGAGCAGGCCATGCTGTGTAATTGACCCTAAACACCAGAAAGTAGTGATACACcataaataaaatttgaaatacAAGATATAAAGTTCGTCCATATTTAATttgatatattgttatatttgctttttaaatcagtttttaatcTGTCTTCCTAGAAACCAAATCCTTTTGCACCTCCGCCTGTGGTGActctgaagaaaaagaagtctCTTGGATCACCCATGAATCCGTTTTCCATCAAACCTCAAATGCCAAAGGTATTCTTCAATCTGTCAACATTTTCTGTCAtagttttgaaaatatttaaacataatgTGACATGATGATATGTTTTGTCACCACTGTAATACCAGGAGTCACCGTCGAATACAGGCTCAAAGGCCAAAGTGATCCGCCCGCCGCTTTCTCACCCGACCCCAAGGCCATCGGcttgtcctcctccctccacatcAGCTTTTCCTTCAGAGAAGCAGAAGGTGAAAGTGAaggagcaggatgaagaggaaggtgaggaagacagagacacagttgTGTAAATGTACAAATGTTTACTCTTACACTTAGAGAAAAAGAACTGACTCTTATCTTTTATGGTGACGTGTCTCTTAGTAAATGATGCTCTGGCGTTTGATGGTGTGGACTTTGATGAGCCGATGGAGGTtggtctggaggaggagaagcctgCAGTTACAGAGGCTGCTGAGCCTGAATCTAAAGTCGGAGCAATGGCTGCAGTGAAAGTGGAGCCCAAAGCAGAGCGTCCAGATCCCGTCCTCTTGTACGTTGCTGCCTTCGATGTGTATTTTCAAGGCTGGGATGAGATTTTtcgttttttaagttttccagAAAGGAGTGATTGAGAATCCATCATATTTAGTGAATgcataaattaaattatttgctATTACTAAAATGGAAAGGATTCACAAATGAGCTTGAGGTTTAACATCTTGGTTCCTCTGTCCATTTCCAGGTCGAGCATGATCGGAGGCTCCTGGGGACAAGACGAGGAGGACGGAGTCAGTGAGGCTCCAGCAGAGGTACAGGTCGACTCCAGCAAACTCCCCCTAGTGGAGGGGCCACACGGGGATCAGGTTTTCCGTTTCTATTGGTTGGATGCATTTGAAGAACCGTACAGTCAGCCAGGTGAGTCTAACACTTGACGGGAGAAATATAAAGAAAGGACACTATCCCTGTGAGGCACCTGGTGATATTTTCATTCCTCTAGGTGTGGTGTACCTGTTTGGAAAAGTGTGGATCGAATCTGCAAACTCTCACGTCAGCTGCTGCGTTTCTGTCAAGAACATCGAGCGGACCATGTACTTACTGCCTCGGGAATACGTAGGTCTCCTGTTCTGTCACATCACTGCTAATCTCACTCTCATAGGACAGTTAGAGTTGCTGTTCCGCTAGATTCTCAGTCAATTGCCATTTAGATTAATCATAGAACTTTTATTAAACTATGAAATGATATGGTTTTGGAATCTAACATTTTTAATCATAATTCATTTTCCATTCAAAGAACAGATGCAAGATGAAActagatttgttttcttcttgtgaaatgtgtgtgtgatcactaTAACCCTTTTTAATTACTTACTGTTTCTTCTAATTTGAATCAACAGAAAGTTAATCCTAAAACCGGGGAGGTGTCGCAGACTCCTGTCGGAATGATGGATGTTTACCAGGAGTTAAACGAGCTCTCTGAGAAGTTCAAGATTATGAAGTTCAAGTCCAAGGTTGGTTCCAACCTTAGTTAGAGCATAACTGTGTTTTTCTGGTGAGTGGCCTGTCTGACTTGTTTTTGGTTTCTCTGCAGAAAGTGGACAGGAACTACTCCTTTGAAATTCCTGATGTGCCCAGTCTGTGTGAATACCTGGAAGTCAGATATTCTGTGAgtagacacatgcacacatatgcacTTTACCCAGATTTTCCAAGACCAAATGAGTTTTCTCCTACTAACAAATTTACATATCtatatggaaaaaaatatttttgtaggCCGACTTTCCTGCGCTGCCTTCTGACCTGAAGGGGGCAACCTTTTCCCACATTTTCGGTACCAACACCTCCAGTCTGGAGCACTTCCTCCTCAGCAGGAAGATCAGAGGGCCTTGCTGGCTCGACATCAAGACTCCACGTAAGAAGGATATCTAGAAATTTGGCCCGATTTTCAAAGATTGATCATAACCTGGATTTAGTTCAACTTTACTAAAAGGGATTTTGCACGTAACAAGTCAAATATACTCCAGGTTATcagacaaagaaatgttttctctggAATTTACAATAAATTTGGAATCTCTGTGGAACAGTTGTCAAAAAAAATCCCAATGTAacgtctcctctgtgtgtgtttgtgtgttagagCTGATGAGCCAGCCGGTGAGCTGGTGTAAGGTGGAAGCTCTGGCCCTGAGAAGTGACCTGGTCTCTGTGGTTAAAGACCTGTCTCCTCCGCCCCTCACTGTCATGTCCATCAGCCTCAAGACGATCCAGAACACCAAGACGCACCACAATGAGGTCAGCCCATTGTTAGTTTCCATGTTTAGCAAGAAACGTATGATCATTCAATATTATATTTCATAACGTTATTATTTAACAGTGTAATTTATTACTGTGGctttaaacagacagaaatataaagtGCAAGGAAGTGATGAAAAAATTGTTCTTCTGCAGATTGTGTCTCTGGCTGCACTCGTTCACCATGAGTTCCATATGGATAAAGCTGCACCTAGACCTCCCTACCAGACCCACTTCTGTGGTGAGTTATTcaaatttgctgtttttttttagactTGCAccgaaatgtaatggaaatgtatGTGAATAGAATCATATTCAGtcacataaatatttaaaaaaacctcagatttacattttattctgcaTCCAGTAAGTCATATGGTTAAACATGTTGAATACTAATCAGAAGCTTATTCAACAAGTCTACAAATGATGAACGTGTAGGAAtgattattcttgttttttttcagtggtCAGTAAACCAACAGACTGTATTTTCCCGTACGACTTCATAGAAGCGATCAGGAAGAGGGTGAGTGGcctttatttcaatatttttgatTTCAATGTACAGGTGTTTTTGGACTTGATCTAGAGAATATTTTATGCACTGTGGCTCGTCTCCGTGGTCTGTGAATGCTGAACATTGATGAAGTGGCTCCCTACCTCTATTAGAACGGGAGGGTGGAGATAGCTGCCACAGAGCGAACGTTGCTCGGCTTCTTCTTGGCCAAGATGCACAAGATTGACCCTGATGTGCTGGTGGTGAGTAGAGGACACTGGGATATAAGAACATAAGATgcacaggaaacagatgaagcGTTTCATCAGCGTGGTGACCTTTATGTATATTTCCCGTAGGGCCATGACATCTTTGGGTTTGACCTGGAAGTGCTTCTTCAGAGGATCAATGTGTGCAAGGTTCCGCACTGGTCTAAGATGGGACGGCTCCGGAGGGTCAATATGCCCAAATTAGgtgtaagaaaaacaaaaatcacaattaATAGAGGCTGCTATTGTGTGTCTTTACCATACTTCACATCGCTAACCTTTTCATAAGTTGTATGTGCTCGTGTTTATGTGTTCTCGTGGCCTCTATCCTTGCAGGGTCGTGGCTCCTTTGCAGAGAAGAGCGCAACATGCGGCCGACTGGTGTGCGATGTGGAGATCTCAGCCAAGGAGCTGATTCGCTGTAAAAGTTATCACCTGACTGAACTGACTGCACAGTTGCTGAAGATGGAGAGAGTCACCATACCGCAGGAAGAGATCAAAAACCTCTACAGGTGAATACGTTTATAGGgacatttaatgaaaatatcttcaaaacgtttttttatttagaatcCTAAAatgtgggtttgtgtttgtcagtgactCTCCTCACCTGCTCTACCTGTTGGAGTTGACATGGACGGACGCCAAGCTGATCCTTCAGATCATGTGTGAGCTCAACGTGCTGCCGCTGGCTCTGCAGATCACCAACATCGCTGGAAATGTCATGgtaacatccaacaacactgttttctttttctgtttttcaaataCCTCTACCTTAAATGATTGAGGGATGAGCTTGAGAGAATATGTGGCCCCACAAAGTGAAAACGTCTGTACCGTCGACATTATTATTTGAAATGCTCATGACAAAAGACACAAGGATAGACAGTCGCAGAGGTTTTTAAATTTTAGTCAGcagcttttgttcttttttgtaCACTATGAAAATTAAAGTCAGAAGCAGAAGAGTTTGTGACAAAAGaaagactttatttatgaatgaatacAAACAACTTCAGATGATGAAAGCCTTTTCTAAAACCTAGTATCTGTCGTGATCAACCTGTGTATTTTATGGAGAGATTTTTGATTTCAGTTagaacaggaaagaaaaatgcaTCACTTCTGAAGTTTACTTCTGGCATGAGTCTGGTTTataagtcttttcttttttccaatcACCTGatttcctcctgcttctctttgCAGTCTCGTACTTTGATGGGCGGTCGCTCTGAGAGGAATGAGTTCCTGTTGCTTCATGCCTTCCATGAGAAAAATTACATCGTCCCAGACAAACCCTCCTTTAAAAAGGCCCAGCTGGCGATGGTAGAGGCGATCAAACACACAGATTTCTCTTTTTCAATGTACAATCATGTGACCAGTGTTTCTTGcccttttccctttttgtttCTGGGTCCCAGGTCAATGGAGAGGATGATGTGGATGTAGGGAAAGGCAAGCGGAAGAAGAAAGCAGCCTATGCTGGAGGTCTAGTGCTGGATCCTAAAGTTGGTAAGAACGtgtttgaaatcttttttttttttttttggtcttatGTATCTGTGATTTCTTAATTCTATAACCgccctccttctctcttctaCAGGTTTCTATGATaagtttgtgctgctgctggacttCAACAGCCTGTATCCCTCAATCATCCAGGAGTTCAACATCTGCTTCACCACTGTGCAGAGGGAAGCTTACAACGctcagaagaagaaggaggtcCGTCAGTTATTTCTTCACGTTTACTACACATGATTTATTCATGGAAAGATGTAAGGTGGCTCAAGGTCCAGGT is from Paralichthys olivaceus isolate ysfri-2021 chromosome 17, ASM2471397v2, whole genome shotgun sequence and encodes:
- the pola1 gene encoding DNA polymerase alpha catalytic subunit isoform X2, with product MSPVSNPDKDTDVPGTDDGGDSCGLAMSRSRREKKEKVGRKSALEQLKKAKKGEKVKYEVEEFTSVYEEVDEDQYSKMVRDRQEDDWIIDDDGTGYVEDGREIFDDDLDDDVVENKKGKAGAKGANSKKNVKKAAVSKPNTIKSLFMNSNVKRPAEKDVDLSKDDLLGDILQDLHSDKPNPFAPPPVVTLKKKKSLGSPMNPFSIKPQMPKESPSNTGSKAKVIRPPLSHPTPRPSACPPPSTSAFPSEKQKVKVKEQDEEEVNDALAFDGVDFDEPMEVGLEEEKPAVTEAAEPESKVGAMAAVKVEPKAERPDPVLLSSMIGGSWGQDEEDGVSEAPAEVQVDSSKLPLVEGPHGDQVFRFYWLDAFEEPYSQPGVVYLFGKVWIESANSHVSCCVSVKNIERTMYLLPREYKVNPKTGEVSQTPVGMMDVYQELNELSEKFKIMKFKSKKVDRNYSFEIPDVPSLCEYLEVRYSADFPALPSDLKGATFSHIFGTNTSSLEHFLLSRKIRGPCWLDIKTPQLMSQPVSWCKVEALALRSDLVSVVKDLSPPPLTVMSISLKTIQNTKTHHNEIVSLAALVHHEFHMDKAAPRPPYQTHFCVVSKPTDCIFPYDFIEAIRKRNGRVEIAATERTLLGFFLAKMHKIDPDVLVGHDIFGFDLEVLLQRINVCKVPHWSKMGRLRRVNMPKLGGRGSFAEKSATCGRLVCDVEISAKELIRCKSYHLTELTAQLLKMERVTIPQEEIKNLYSDSPHLLYLLELTWTDAKLILQIMCELNVLPLALQITNIAGNVMSRTLMGGRSERNEFLLLHAFHEKNYIVPDKPSFKKAQLAMVNGEDDVDVGKGKRKKKAAYAGGLVLDPKVGFYDKFVLLLDFNSLYPSIIQEFNICFTTVQREAYNAQKKKVDEPEEIPEIPDSSLEMGILPKEIRKLVERRKQVKQLMKQQDINPDLYLQYDIRQKALKLTANSMYGCLGFSYSRFYAKPLAALVTHKGREILMHTKDMVQKMNLEVIYGDTDSIMINTNSCSLEEVFKLGNKVKAEVNKLYKLLEIDIDGVFKSLLLLKKKKYAALIVENHGDGQYSVKQELKGLDIVRRDWCDLAKECGNYVIGQILSDLSRDVIVENIQKHLVEVGEKVASGTIPLNQYEINKALTKDPQDYPDKKSLPHVHVALWINSQGGRRVKAGDTVSYIICKDGSTLAASQRAYALEQLQKQEGLCLDTQYYLAQQIHPVVSRICDPIEGIDSVLIATWLGLDPSQFRAQQQHQREEEADGMLGAPVQLTDEERYKDCERFTFTCPECGTNNIYDNVFEGAGLSLEPSLMRCCHVPCGSCPLNYSVNISNKLLLDIRRHIKKYYSGWLVCEDQTCQNRTRRLPIAFSHHGPICPACTRATLRPEYSEKALYNQLCFYGFIFDWDYAVTKFLHSNERSHVSDLKRAKEVYRKLKEVSDKALATSGYSEINLAKLFQAFSTLK
- the pola1 gene encoding DNA polymerase alpha catalytic subunit isoform X1, producing the protein MSPVSNPDKDTDVPGTDDGGDSCGLAMSRSRREKKEKVGRKSALEQLKKAKKGEKVKYEVEEFTSVYEEVDEDQYSKMVRDRQEDDWIIDDDGTGYVEDGREIFDDDLDDDVVENKKGKAGAKGANSKKNVKKAAVSKPNTIKSLFMNSNVKRPAEKDVDLSKDDLLGDILQDLHSDKPNPFAPPPVVTLKKKKSLGSPMNPFSIKPQMPKESPSNTGSKAKVIRPPLSHPTPRPSACPPPSTSAFPSEKQKVKVKEQDEEEVNDALAFDGVDFDEPMEVGLEEEKPAVTEAAEPESKVGAMAAVKVEPKAERPDPVLLSSMIGGSWGQDEEDGVSEAPAEVQVDSSKLPLVEGPHGDQVFRFYWLDAFEEPYSQPGVVYLFGKVWIESANSHVSCCVSVKNIERTMYLLPREYKVNPKTGEVSQTPVGMMDVYQELNELSEKFKIMKFKSKKVDRNYSFEIPDVPSLCEYLEVRYSADFPALPSDLKGATFSHIFGTNTSSLEHFLLSRKIRGPCWLDIKTPQLMSQPVSWCKVEALALRSDLVSVVKDLSPPPLTVMSISLKTIQNTKTHHNEIVSLAALVHHEFHMDKAAPRPPYQTHFCVVSKPTDCIFPYDFIEAIRKRNGRVEIAATERTLLGFFLAKMHKIDPDVLVGHDIFGFDLEVLLQRINVCKVPHWSKMGRLRRVNMPKLGGRGSFAEKSATCGRLVCDVEISAKELIRCKSYHLTELTAQLLKMERVTIPQEEIKNLYSDSPHLLYLLELTWTDAKLILQIMCELNVLPLALQITNIAGNVMSRTLMGGRSERNEFLLLHAFHEKNYIVPDKPSFKKAQLAMVNGEDDVDVGKGKRKKKAAYAGGLVLDPKVGFYDKFVLLLDFNSLYPSIIQEFNICFTTVQREAYNAQKKKEVDEPEEIPEIPDSSLEMGILPKEIRKLVERRKQVKQLMKQQDINPDLYLQYDIRQKALKLTANSMYGCLGFSYSRFYAKPLAALVTHKGREILMHTKDMVQKMNLEVIYGDTDSIMINTNSCSLEEVFKLGNKVKAEVNKLYKLLEIDIDGVFKSLLLLKKKKYAALIVENHGDGQYSVKQELKGLDIVRRDWCDLAKECGNYVIGQILSDLSRDVIVENIQKHLVEVGEKVASGTIPLNQYEINKALTKDPQDYPDKKSLPHVHVALWINSQGGRRVKAGDTVSYIICKDGSTLAASQRAYALEQLQKQEGLCLDTQYYLAQQIHPVVSRICDPIEGIDSVLIATWLGLDPSQFRAQQQHQREEEADGMLGAPVQLTDEERYKDCERFTFTCPECGTNNIYDNVFEGAGLSLEPSLMRCCHVPCGSCPLNYSVNISNKLLLDIRRHIKKYYSGWLVCEDQTCQNRTRRLPIAFSHHGPICPACTRATLRPEYSEKALYNQLCFYGFIFDWDYAVTKFLHSNERSHVSDLKRAKEVYRKLKEVSDKALATSGYSEINLAKLFQAFSTLK
- the pola1 gene encoding DNA polymerase alpha catalytic subunit isoform X3 encodes the protein MNSNVKRPAEKDVDLSKDDLLGDILQDLHSDKPNPFAPPPVVTLKKKKSLGSPMNPFSIKPQMPKESPSNTGSKAKVIRPPLSHPTPRPSACPPPSTSAFPSEKQKVKVKEQDEEEVNDALAFDGVDFDEPMEVGLEEEKPAVTEAAEPESKVGAMAAVKVEPKAERPDPVLLSSMIGGSWGQDEEDGVSEAPAEVQVDSSKLPLVEGPHGDQVFRFYWLDAFEEPYSQPGVVYLFGKVWIESANSHVSCCVSVKNIERTMYLLPREYKVNPKTGEVSQTPVGMMDVYQELNELSEKFKIMKFKSKKVDRNYSFEIPDVPSLCEYLEVRYSADFPALPSDLKGATFSHIFGTNTSSLEHFLLSRKIRGPCWLDIKTPQLMSQPVSWCKVEALALRSDLVSVVKDLSPPPLTVMSISLKTIQNTKTHHNEIVSLAALVHHEFHMDKAAPRPPYQTHFCVVSKPTDCIFPYDFIEAIRKRNGRVEIAATERTLLGFFLAKMHKIDPDVLVGHDIFGFDLEVLLQRINVCKVPHWSKMGRLRRVNMPKLGGRGSFAEKSATCGRLVCDVEISAKELIRCKSYHLTELTAQLLKMERVTIPQEEIKNLYSDSPHLLYLLELTWTDAKLILQIMCELNVLPLALQITNIAGNVMSRTLMGGRSERNEFLLLHAFHEKNYIVPDKPSFKKAQLAMVNGEDDVDVGKGKRKKKAAYAGGLVLDPKVGFYDKFVLLLDFNSLYPSIIQEFNICFTTVQREAYNAQKKKEVDEPEEIPEIPDSSLEMGILPKEIRKLVERRKQVKQLMKQQDINPDLYLQYDIRQKALKLTANSMYGCLGFSYSRFYAKPLAALVTHKGREILMHTKDMVQKMNLEVIYGDTDSIMINTNSCSLEEVFKLGNKVKAEVNKLYKLLEIDIDGVFKSLLLLKKKKYAALIVENHGDGQYSVKQELKGLDIVRRDWCDLAKECGNYVIGQILSDLSRDVIVENIQKHLVEVGEKVASGTIPLNQYEINKALTKDPQDYPDKKSLPHVHVALWINSQGGRRVKAGDTVSYIICKDGSTLAASQRAYALEQLQKQEGLCLDTQYYLAQQIHPVVSRICDPIEGIDSVLIATWLGLDPSQFRAQQQHQREEEADGMLGAPVQLTDEERYKDCERFTFTCPECGTNNIYDNVFEGAGLSLEPSLMRCCHVPCGSCPLNYSVNISNKLLLDIRRHIKKYYSGWLVCEDQTCQNRTRRLPIAFSHHGPICPACTRATLRPEYSEKALYNQLCFYGFIFDWDYAVTKFLHSNERSHVSDLKRAKEVYRKLKEVSDKALATSGYSEINLAKLFQAFSTLK